Proteins from one Gemmatimonadota bacterium genomic window:
- a CDS encoding YggT family protein, whose protein sequence is MVDVVAQAIILIQQAIDWMLVALVIGMVALLLLRAILVRMSSFGWSQYYVRRITDPLVWPIAQHMPGNAGAAPLILIIATLIGAFFFKWLTNDVLRSLIGLLHGISSGEILHIIGWLLYGTVAVLLVLIIARIVFSWLPFVRGGRFMWTLYSLTEPIMGPFRQIVPPLGMFDLSPILLILLLQVVQSAIQSVFEL, encoded by the coding sequence ATGGTTGATGTGGTTGCTCAGGCGATTATTTTAATACAACAAGCCATTGACTGGATGCTTGTTGCATTGGTAATCGGCATGGTGGCGTTGTTGCTATTACGCGCTATTTTGGTTCGTATGAGTTCTTTTGGCTGGTCTCAATATTATGTTCGGCGCATAACCGACCCGCTCGTGTGGCCCATTGCGCAACACATGCCAGGAAATGCCGGTGCGGCACCGTTAATTCTGATAATTGCGACATTGATCGGGGCATTTTTTTTTAAGTGGTTGACCAACGATGTGCTGCGTTCACTCATAGGATTGTTACACGGTATTTCTTCCGGTGAAATCCTGCATATCATCGGATGGTTGCTCTATGGAACTGTTGCGGTCTTGCTCGTTTTAATTATCGCGCGTATCGTATTTTCGTGGTTGCCCTTTGTGCGCGGAGGCAGATTTATGTGGACCCTTTACAGCTTGACTGAGCCTATTATGGGCCCTTTCCGACAGATCGTTCCTCCACTGGGCATGTTCGATTTGTCACCCATTTTGTTAATTTTGCTTCTGCAGGTTGTTCAAAGTGCCATTCAAAGTGTATTTGAGTTATAA
- the lspA gene encoding signal peptidase II, with product MRFLWITGVALVLDQLTKWWVLQTMALGESVPVLGSFFKLTYIHNPGAVFGIRLGNPYLHLLLACVALLVVGGLLWRIAPEDRLAAIGLTLVLGGAIGNIIDRVRFGVVIDFLDFGIGTTRWWVFNLADTCVSVGTALLIFTFGITSKHRKTVYNRDSSKNSAPT from the coding sequence GTGAGATTTTTATGGATTACAGGCGTGGCATTGGTGCTGGATCAACTCACCAAATGGTGGGTGTTGCAAACCATGGCTCTGGGCGAATCTGTACCGGTATTGGGATCTTTTTTTAAATTAACCTATATTCACAACCCGGGTGCAGTATTCGGTATCCGATTGGGCAATCCGTACCTGCACTTGTTACTGGCCTGTGTGGCACTTCTCGTAGTTGGCGGGCTGCTGTGGCGCATCGCGCCCGAAGACCGCCTCGCAGCCATTGGTTTGACTCTGGTACTGGGAGGCGCAATTGGCAATATCATCGACCGCGTGCGATTTGGCGTCGTAATTGATTTTCTCGATTTTGGTATCGGAACTACGCGGTGGTGGGTTTTCAACCTCGCGGATACCTGCGTCAGCGTGGGAACCGCCCTCTTAATTTTTACTTTTGGCATCACATCGAAACACCGCAAGACGGTGTACAACCGTGATTCATCTAAAAATTCTGCCCCAACATAA
- a CDS encoding TraR/DksA C4-type zinc finger protein: MTNEDLEYFKNLLETKRTSIVKDLGTLQSHSMQITSAESSGDLTYSDHMPDLGNATMEREKAFLFAARDGAYLDQIEAALTRIKNREFGRCRACDIPIPRERLEAVPTTEVCVPCKEKQNKSA; this comes from the coding sequence ATGACAAACGAAGACCTGGAGTATTTCAAAAATCTTTTAGAGACCAAGCGCACCTCTATCGTTAAAGACCTGGGCACATTGCAGAGCCATTCCATGCAGATCACCTCGGCAGAATCGTCGGGAGACCTGACGTATTCAGATCACATGCCCGATTTGGGCAATGCGACCATGGAACGCGAAAAGGCTTTTCTATTTGCAGCACGCGACGGTGCTTATCTGGACCAAATTGAAGCCGCTTTAACGCGCATCAAAAATCGCGAATTTGGCAGGTGTCGAGCGTGTGACATTCCCATCCCTAGAGAAAGACTGGAAGCAGTACCGACCACGGAAGTTTGCGTCCCGTGTAAAGAAAAACAAAACAAATCAGCATGA
- a CDS encoding ATP-binding protein produces the protein MTDILKHLLEGRYRISTQLYLGIGGAVVLTMGASLVAWFSFNSVGDAQSRVNEGSVPGMAAAFGVAQQSGAIVAAAPRLIAAATPETFDQVIAEIATERNTFEAQLAALTQRGEEEERFSRIRAQGGTLISNIEEIECSMAELFVLQERSEALRGELAELRNDLVGVMVPLIDDQLFYAMTGYRNLGEAPASPAQHLSRKEFDHYRHLAALQADATTAIQLLSSAFNLSDAPLIEPLRERFEAAKDRIEWSLSALGTASARSQIAPICARLYQLGLEEQGGFDLRTRELEQVAHQRDLLARNQALALNLVAEAEGLVNAARISAKEATHASTLAIGTGRSLLLVLNVISITGALLIAYVFVGRMLLPRLERLSERMRRMADGDLEGKVDIGGNDEVADMAAALEVFRRHALEVQRLNLVEKLAEELQSKNAELEKVLEDLQVAQDQIVMREKLAALGELTAGVAHEIKNPLNFVKNFSESSEELMEELVEVLDENPEALSEEQRELVDEICQDLTDNMGRILQHGTRADRIVHDMLMMGRGSGERQAIEINNLLDEHARLAYHSARATDADFNLTIETDFDPDAGQIEVVPQDLGRVFLNMVGNACYATDEKRRAIEADNGETFFPTLSLSTRRMDDRIEISIKDNGNGIPPEVVDKIFNPFFTTKPTDKGTGLGLALSNDIVREHGGNIRVVSEPGEFTEMIVELPLVPPAVTTEEVER, from the coding sequence ATGACTGACATACTAAAACACTTGCTTGAAGGCCGCTACCGAATCTCGACGCAACTCTATTTGGGTATTGGCGGTGCTGTTGTCCTCACTATGGGGGCGAGTCTGGTTGCCTGGTTTTCCTTCAACAGCGTGGGTGACGCGCAAAGTCGCGTGAATGAAGGCAGTGTGCCCGGGATGGCAGCCGCATTTGGAGTCGCTCAACAAAGCGGTGCCATTGTAGCCGCAGCACCGCGTCTCATCGCTGCTGCAACGCCAGAGACATTTGATCAGGTTATTGCCGAGATCGCCACAGAGCGAAACACTTTTGAAGCGCAGTTGGCGGCTCTGACGCAGCGAGGTGAAGAAGAGGAACGCTTTAGTCGCATTCGCGCCCAGGGTGGTACTCTGATCTCAAATATCGAAGAAATTGAATGCTCCATGGCCGAGCTTTTTGTGCTACAAGAACGGAGTGAAGCCCTGCGTGGAGAACTTGCCGAATTGCGCAATGATCTGGTTGGTGTCATGGTTCCGCTTATTGACGATCAGTTATTCTACGCTATGACGGGGTATCGCAATCTCGGCGAAGCACCCGCGTCGCCTGCGCAGCATTTGTCGAGAAAAGAGTTCGACCACTATCGCCATCTGGCTGCATTACAAGCAGACGCCACCACAGCAATCCAGCTTCTATCGAGTGCTTTCAATCTTTCAGATGCGCCCTTGATTGAGCCATTGCGGGAGCGATTTGAGGCTGCTAAAGACAGGATTGAATGGAGTTTGTCGGCACTCGGAACGGCCAGCGCGCGTAGTCAGATCGCTCCGATATGTGCCCGCCTGTACCAGTTGGGACTGGAAGAGCAAGGGGGCTTTGACCTGCGTACACGAGAACTCGAGCAGGTCGCACATCAGCGGGACCTGCTCGCACGCAATCAGGCTCTTGCCCTTAATCTGGTCGCCGAAGCCGAAGGGCTGGTAAATGCTGCCCGCATAAGTGCGAAGGAAGCTACCCACGCTTCCACACTGGCCATCGGCACCGGGCGCAGTCTTCTGTTGGTTTTGAATGTGATCAGCATTACTGGCGCATTGTTGATTGCCTATGTATTCGTGGGACGAATGCTATTGCCCCGTCTCGAGCGACTATCTGAGCGGATGCGCCGCATGGCTGACGGCGATCTGGAGGGCAAGGTCGATATCGGTGGAAACGACGAGGTGGCAGACATGGCTGCAGCCCTTGAAGTCTTTCGCCGCCATGCTCTGGAGGTGCAGCGCCTGAATCTGGTGGAAAAACTGGCTGAAGAGTTGCAATCTAAGAATGCAGAGCTCGAAAAAGTGCTGGAGGATTTGCAGGTGGCGCAGGATCAGATTGTCATGCGCGAGAAATTGGCCGCGCTCGGCGAACTCACGGCAGGTGTGGCGCACGAGATTAAGAATCCGCTGAATTTTGTGAAGAACTTTTCAGAATCGTCGGAAGAGCTAATGGAGGAATTGGTGGAGGTACTGGACGAAAATCCCGAAGCACTGAGCGAGGAGCAGCGCGAATTGGTCGATGAGATATGCCAGGACCTCACCGACAATATGGGGCGCATCCTCCAACACGGCACCCGCGCCGACCGCATTGTTCACGATATGCTCATGATGGGGCGCGGCTCTGGTGAGAGACAGGCCATTGAAATCAATAATCTGCTCGATGAACACGCTCGCCTTGCCTACCACAGCGCACGGGCGACTGACGCGGATTTCAACTTGACTATTGAGACGGATTTCGATCCAGATGCGGGGCAAATCGAAGTTGTTCCGCAGGATTTGGGGCGCGTCTTTCTCAACATGGTAGGCAATGCCTGTTATGCTACCGACGAGAAACGTCGTGCGATCGAAGCAGATAATGGTGAGACCTTTTTTCCGACTCTGTCGCTGAGTACCAGGCGCATGGATGATCGGATAGAGATAAGCATAAAAGATAATGGGAATGGGATTCCGCCCGAGGTTGTCGATAAAATTTTTAATCCTTTCTTTACCACCAAGCCGACAGACAAGGGCACGGGGCTTGGCCTTGCCCTTTCCAACGATATTGTGCGCGAACACGGGGGAAATATCCGGGTTGTATCCGAACCTGGTGAATTTACAGAGATGATAGTTGAATTGCCTTTGGTGCCGCCCGCGGTGACGACTGAAGAGGTAGAGAGATAG
- a CDS encoding ammonium transporter has product MRTFLKTLIHHRFTNRVGKVLAVLGFLACATTAAHAAVDEETLFVFNTFSFLIWGALVMWMCAGFTMLESGSVRTKNASMICLKNIGLYSIAGLAYYFIGYNLMYVDVGSVIGSFKFLYGPSGDEIALLGGQEAAKAAVVKNGYSTMSNWFFQMVFVATTASIVSGALAERVKLWSFLLFILVMTGIIYPIVGAWTWGEGWLSAMGFKDFAGSTIVHSTGGWAALAGAIVVGPRLGKFRSDGTVKSTPPSNILVVTLGVFILWFGWFGFNGGSQLALGSALDAVAMSHVLVNTNLAAAAGVMAALLVSRPILGRIDLFAGLNGAIAGLVSITAGPDIVDHYWSVIIGAIGAVVCTAGIKLLEKIKLDDVVGAIPAHLFAGIWGTIAVCIAGGGNLGVQLIGIAAIGAFVFVTSWVLWRVLAMTLSVRVSRQVEQLGQDVGELGIDAYPEFVLMPEEDDEE; this is encoded by the coding sequence ATGCGGACGTTTTTAAAAACCCTTATTCATCACCGGTTCACCAACCGGGTGGGAAAAGTACTCGCGGTGCTCGGGTTCCTTGCGTGTGCCACAACCGCCGCGCATGCAGCGGTTGACGAGGAAACGCTGTTCGTCTTCAACACTTTTTCATTCCTCATTTGGGGCGCGCTGGTGATGTGGATGTGCGCGGGATTTACCATGCTCGAGTCCGGGTCTGTGCGCACCAAGAATGCCTCCATGATCTGCCTGAAGAATATCGGACTCTATTCCATTGCCGGGCTTGCCTACTATTTCATCGGCTATAATCTCATGTACGTCGATGTGGGGAGTGTGATCGGTTCATTCAAATTCTTATATGGACCATCTGGTGATGAGATTGCTTTGCTGGGGGGACAGGAGGCCGCGAAGGCGGCTGTGGTTAAGAACGGCTATTCCACCATGTCCAACTGGTTTTTCCAGATGGTCTTTGTTGCGACCACTGCTTCTATTGTCTCTGGGGCCCTGGCCGAACGGGTCAAGCTGTGGTCCTTTTTACTTTTTATTCTGGTGATGACAGGGATTATCTATCCCATCGTCGGTGCGTGGACCTGGGGCGAGGGATGGCTGAGTGCGATGGGTTTCAAGGATTTTGCTGGTTCGACCATCGTGCATAGCACCGGCGGTTGGGCGGCTCTTGCCGGTGCGATAGTCGTTGGACCGAGGTTAGGCAAATTCCGCAGCGATGGTACGGTTAAATCCACGCCACCATCCAATATTCTTGTGGTGACGCTGGGTGTCTTTATTCTGTGGTTCGGATGGTTTGGTTTCAATGGCGGATCGCAACTGGCATTGGGAAGCGCGCTTGACGCGGTCGCGATGAGTCATGTGCTGGTCAATACCAATCTGGCGGCCGCAGCCGGTGTTATGGCAGCTCTTTTAGTTTCTCGACCCATCCTGGGGCGCATAGATCTGTTCGCCGGTCTAAATGGCGCAATCGCCGGTCTGGTGTCGATTACCGCGGGACCCGATATTGTCGATCACTACTGGTCGGTCATTATCGGTGCTATTGGCGCAGTTGTGTGTACTGCCGGGATCAAGCTTCTGGAAAAAATCAAGCTGGATGATGTGGTGGGAGCAATACCGGCTCACCTGTTTGCCGGTATCTGGGGCACCATCGCAGTCTGCATTGCTGGCGGTGGCAATTTAGGCGTACAATTGATCGGCATCGCAGCAATTGGCGCATTCGTGTTTGTGACCTCGTGGGTGTTGTGGCGCGTGCTTGCGATGACGTTGAGTGTGCGCGTGTCGCGCCAGGTTGAGCAATTGGGTCAGGATGTTGGGGAATTGGGAATTGACGCCTATCCCGAATTTGTGCTTATGCCAGAAGAAGATGATGAGGAATAA
- a CDS encoding ABC transporter substrate-binding protein, whose amino-acid sequence MRRTRYICAVLLLVLLIVEIRAEESGISDERILFGQSAAFSGPAQELGKDMRIGIEAAFQEANARGGVHGRQLTLLSLDDAYEPEAAIANTRRLIEQEGVFALIGAVGTPTSLSATPVAAAADVPYIAPFTGAAFLREARWQNVINLRASYNQETEAMVARLTTDLGIKRIAVMYQDDSFGRAGYRGVRQALERRSMAPVAIGVYQRNTTAVKTGLLNLHSANPDAVILIGAYRPVATLIAWARHIGLDPVFMTISFVGSNALARELGRGGAGVFVTQVVPFPTDNTLPVGLAYRRALTAHAPEATPGFVSYEGYLAGRLAIAALERCGREVDRVGFLKNLRGTDTIDLDGFELRYGANDNQGSDAVFLTVIGSDGSYRSIDSLRDAINP is encoded by the coding sequence ATGAGGAGAACGCGCTACATTTGTGCGGTTTTATTACTCGTCTTGCTGATTGTAGAAATCCGCGCGGAAGAATCTGGAATTTCTGACGAGCGCATCCTTTTTGGGCAGTCCGCCGCCTTTAGTGGCCCCGCTCAAGAATTGGGCAAGGACATGCGGATTGGTATTGAGGCAGCTTTTCAGGAGGCCAACGCTCGGGGCGGTGTGCATGGTCGGCAACTCACGTTGTTGTCTCTCGACGATGCATACGAACCCGAAGCTGCTATCGCCAATACCCGTCGTCTGATTGAACAGGAAGGGGTTTTCGCGCTGATCGGTGCTGTCGGTACGCCTACATCGCTCTCTGCCACCCCTGTGGCCGCAGCTGCTGACGTCCCCTACATCGCCCCCTTTACCGGTGCGGCCTTCCTGCGTGAGGCCAGGTGGCAAAACGTGATTAACCTGCGGGCGTCTTATAACCAGGAGACTGAGGCTATGGTTGCTCGTTTGACCACAGACCTGGGTATTAAACGCATTGCTGTTATGTACCAGGATGACTCTTTTGGTCGGGCGGGTTATCGCGGCGTGCGGCAGGCACTTGAGCGGCGTAGCATGGCCCCGGTGGCAATAGGGGTGTACCAGCGCAATACCACGGCGGTGAAGACAGGTCTGCTCAACCTGCATAGTGCAAATCCCGATGCAGTCATCTTGATAGGGGCCTACCGGCCGGTGGCAACGCTGATTGCCTGGGCGCGACACATAGGGCTGGATCCCGTATTCATGACCATCTCTTTTGTGGGCAGCAATGCGTTGGCGAGGGAACTCGGTCGCGGTGGTGCTGGGGTCTTCGTTACTCAGGTCGTACCTTTTCCAACCGATAACACGCTCCCCGTTGGTCTTGCCTATCGCCGTGCCCTAACGGCACACGCCCCCGAAGCGACTCCTGGTTTTGTCTCCTACGAAGGCTATTTGGCGGGGCGATTGGCTATCGCCGCTCTCGAACGCTGTGGCAGAGAGGTTGACCGCGTTGGGTTTCTCAAGAATTTACGCGGTACAGATACTATTGATCTGGACGGCTTTGAACTTCGCTATGGCGCAAATGACAATCAGGGTTCAGACGCTGTCTTTCTCACCGTGATTGGTAGCGATGGCAGTTATCGATCTATCGACTCGTTGCGGGACGCAATAAATCCATGA
- a CDS encoding YggS family pyridoxal phosphate-dependent enzyme, which produces MSAIAENLKRVQDRIDSATRRSGRSADAVKLIVVTKTWPADVVQQVVDAGTRVLGESRVQEAQHKVPEVAGTVSWHLVGHLQRNKVKIALPLFDLIHSVDTLRLAKEISRWAVRRNTPARVLVQVNTSGEASKFGISPNAALDLVEQVDDLQGVSVAGLMTIGAFAPDPETARPNFVLLRQIRDHIAIHKPHVSALSMGMTGDFEVAIEEGATMVRVGTAIFGQRTV; this is translated from the coding sequence ATGTCGGCAATTGCTGAGAACTTAAAGCGCGTTCAAGACCGCATTGACAGCGCTACCAGGCGGTCCGGGCGGTCAGCAGATGCGGTTAAATTGATTGTTGTAACAAAGACCTGGCCCGCCGATGTCGTGCAACAGGTCGTAGATGCAGGGACGCGGGTTTTAGGTGAAAGTCGCGTGCAAGAAGCACAGCACAAGGTCCCAGAGGTGGCTGGCACAGTATCCTGGCATTTGGTTGGACACTTACAGCGCAACAAAGTCAAAATAGCCTTGCCTTTATTCGACCTGATTCACTCGGTTGACACATTGCGCCTGGCAAAAGAGATCAGCCGGTGGGCTGTGCGGAGAAATACCCCAGCTCGCGTATTGGTACAGGTAAATACATCGGGCGAAGCATCGAAGTTCGGTATATCCCCCAACGCGGCATTAGATCTGGTCGAGCAGGTCGATGACTTGCAGGGCGTTTCGGTGGCGGGGCTGATGACAATTGGCGCATTTGCGCCAGACCCGGAAACAGCGCGACCAAATTTTGTCTTATTGCGACAAATCAGGGACCACATCGCAATTCACAAGCCCCATGTATCTGCCCTGTCTATGGGGATGACCGGCGACTTTGAAGTTGCAATTGAAGAAGGCGCAACAATGGTGCGCGTGGGCACGGCGATTTTTGGTCAGCGGACGGTATAA
- a CDS encoding DivIVA domain-containing protein: MNITPLDIRKQIFKKSFRGYDQEEVQAFLDMLATEVEKLGAENLELKEHLHALQSEVHHYRSIEQTLQEMLRTAQQTAEEVKENGHKEARLIVKEAEIRSNRAIEKARTQVHDIRTETVELQNQRDMFLSQFKALVQVQTDFLDQLKVTTFDVVQEDIPKIEDDATGQDDEDA, from the coding sequence GTGAACATCACACCACTGGATATTCGCAAGCAGATTTTTAAGAAGTCTTTTCGCGGTTATGATCAAGAGGAAGTACAGGCATTTCTCGACATGCTGGCTACAGAAGTCGAAAAACTCGGTGCCGAAAATCTCGAACTAAAAGAACACCTCCATGCGTTGCAATCAGAAGTGCATCACTATCGGTCAATAGAGCAAACCCTCCAGGAGATGCTCAGGACTGCCCAACAAACGGCTGAGGAAGTCAAGGAAAATGGGCACAAGGAAGCGCGGCTGATTGTGAAAGAAGCCGAGATCCGCAGCAATCGGGCCATTGAAAAAGCGCGCACGCAGGTACATGATATACGCACAGAGACTGTGGAGTTACAAAATCAACGCGATATGTTCTTGTCCCAATTTAAGGCGCTGGTACAGGTTCAGACCGATTTTTTAGACCAGTTGAAAGTGACCACCTTTGATGTGGTACAAGAAGATATCCCGAAAATAGAAGATGACGCCACAGGTCAGGACGACGAAGATGCCTGA
- the mtnP gene encoding S-methyl-5'-thioadenosine phosphorylase produces the protein MPEQIVRLGVMGGSGVYHMEGVEIVAEHRLVTPFGAPSDAVVETRIDDQSVYFLPRHGRGHVLLPSEVPYRANVYALKQMGVTHLLAISAVGIMQETIKPGDMVVPDQIFDRTRGIRANTFFGEGIAGHVAFADPFCSELRDLLLTAVKKSGVTTHDGGTYICMEGPQFSTRAESHFYRREVNATVIGMTALPEAKLAREAEMCYAMLATGTDYDCWHEAEEDVSVEAVVAVLKANAEHANQIVCTLAAQLPRTSDCDCLNAAQFAIITSPDAISSATKERLSLLYGKYWS, from the coding sequence ATGCCTGAACAGATTGTTCGACTGGGTGTTATGGGCGGATCGGGTGTTTATCACATGGAAGGTGTGGAAATCGTAGCCGAACATCGCCTTGTCACACCTTTTGGCGCACCCTCAGATGCAGTTGTCGAAACGCGTATAGATGACCAATCGGTATATTTTTTGCCCCGTCATGGACGCGGGCATGTCCTGCTGCCTTCTGAAGTGCCCTATCGCGCCAATGTATATGCCCTGAAACAGATGGGCGTGACGCATCTGCTGGCGATAAGTGCCGTGGGAATTATGCAGGAAACCATAAAACCGGGTGATATGGTAGTACCCGATCAGATTTTTGATCGCACCCGCGGCATTCGCGCGAACACATTTTTTGGTGAGGGCATTGCCGGTCATGTGGCTTTTGCCGATCCTTTTTGCAGTGAATTACGCGACTTACTGCTGACCGCTGTAAAAAAATCCGGAGTGACCACCCACGATGGCGGAACGTATATTTGTATGGAGGGACCGCAGTTCTCCACGCGAGCAGAGTCCCATTTTTATCGCCGAGAAGTCAATGCGACCGTAATCGGAATGACGGCTTTGCCGGAAGCCAAGCTCGCGCGCGAGGCCGAAATGTGTTATGCGATGCTGGCTACGGGCACCGATTACGATTGCTGGCATGAAGCCGAAGAAGATGTATCGGTAGAAGCCGTGGTCGCTGTGTTAAAAGCCAATGCCGAACACGCAAACCAAATTGTATGCACATTGGCTGCACAGTTGCCCAGAACATCGGATTGCGATTGTCTCAATGCCGCACAATTTGCGATTATTACATCGCCAGATGCGATTTCCAGCGCGACAAAAGAACGCCTCAGTCTTTTATACGGTAAGTACTGGTCTTGA
- a CDS encoding RluA family pseudouridine synthase — protein sequence MIHLKILPQHKGQRLDRYLADQRPEFSRSRLQKLIVEGAVCINGKTTRSSYRLVAGDSITIDIPPPIESTINPEDLPLDIFFEDDHVLVLDKPAGMIVHPAGSVTSGTLVNALLSHCTHLSGINGVLRPGIVHRLDKDTSGLMVVAKSDEGHRGLAAQLETRAMERRYLALIWGGFEADEGRIEAPIGRHPKDRKRMAVSQNGRYATTRWKIRTRYDFLSLLSLALETGRTHQIRVHLAHLNRPVFGDPLYGGREERLSGIAPLFRRRATRLLAQTNRQMLHATHLKFVHPVTKEEMMFEARPPGDMQKILTDAYSSSSSSGISTNSG from the coding sequence GTGATTCATCTAAAAATTCTGCCCCAACATAAAGGCCAGCGTCTGGACCGCTATTTGGCCGATCAACGCCCAGAATTTTCGCGTTCACGCCTTCAAAAGCTAATTGTCGAGGGTGCTGTATGCATCAATGGAAAGACGACGCGGTCGAGCTATCGACTGGTCGCTGGCGATAGCATCACAATAGATATACCCCCTCCAATAGAGAGCACAATTAATCCAGAGGATCTACCTCTGGATATTTTTTTTGAAGACGATCATGTGCTGGTACTCGACAAACCTGCGGGTATGATAGTACACCCGGCAGGGAGCGTAACATCGGGAACACTCGTCAATGCCCTCCTGTCACATTGCACGCATTTATCGGGTATCAATGGGGTTTTGCGACCGGGTATTGTGCATCGGCTGGACAAAGACACATCGGGGCTGATGGTCGTCGCCAAAAGTGATGAAGGGCACCGCGGATTGGCTGCCCAGTTGGAAACTCGAGCAATGGAGCGGCGTTATCTCGCGTTGATATGGGGGGGCTTTGAAGCAGATGAGGGGCGCATAGAAGCACCAATTGGAAGACATCCAAAAGATCGAAAGCGAATGGCTGTTTCTCAGAATGGCAGATATGCAACAACGCGCTGGAAAATAAGAACGCGTTACGATTTTCTCTCTTTGCTATCACTCGCGCTGGAGACGGGTCGCACCCACCAGATCAGAGTGCATCTGGCACACCTCAATCGCCCTGTATTTGGCGATCCGCTATACGGTGGCCGCGAGGAACGGCTATCTGGGATTGCCCCCCTGTTTCGCAGGAGAGCAACCCGGCTACTCGCACAGACTAATCGACAGATGCTCCACGCGACGCATTTGAAATTTGTGCATCCCGTAACAAAAGAAGAAATGATGTTTGAAGCACGCCCCCCAGGGGATATGCAGAAAATTCTTACCGACGCTTATTCCTCATCATCTTCTTCTGGCATAAGCACAAATTCGGGATAG
- a CDS encoding NUDIX hydrolase, whose amino-acid sequence MIDDSWYIRPKGLRERHAAGGVVVRWDGNQVLLALARERGHADYVLPKGHIEAGEKIECAARREIEEEVGISKLQFVEKLGIKERLDFHKKEWKITHYFLYLTEQIDAVPTDTTHHESMSWVPLDPLPVFFWPEQRALIKENACQIWEAVDRKE is encoded by the coding sequence ATGATCGACGATAGCTGGTACATACGTCCCAAAGGGTTGCGAGAACGTCATGCCGCGGGCGGTGTTGTGGTGCGTTGGGATGGCAACCAGGTATTGCTGGCTCTGGCCCGCGAGAGAGGGCATGCCGACTATGTGTTGCCCAAAGGACACATTGAAGCGGGCGAAAAAATCGAATGTGCTGCCCGACGAGAGATCGAAGAAGAAGTGGGGATATCAAAACTGCAATTCGTAGAAAAACTCGGCATAAAAGAAAGGCTTGATTTCCACAAGAAAGAGTGGAAAATAACTCATTATTTTTTGTATTTGACCGAGCAGATTGATGCCGTGCCAACCGATACAACACATCACGAAAGCATGTCGTGGGTACCGCTTGATCCACTCCCTGTATTTTTTTGGCCGGAGCAACGCGCACTAATCAAAGAAAATGCGTGTCAAATTTGGGAAGCCGTGGATAGAAAGGAATAA
- a CDS encoding ATP-binding protein — protein MKRSLCIASDLNELERLHDAVAELGEAGDWPPDLVYQVDLVLEELIVNTVNYGYDDDARHEIEVTLTSDEDVFTVEIIDDGHAFNPLSDAPEPDLDAGIEDRPIGGLGIHLMRVMMDDVHYRREQNKNHLTLIKRRNG, from the coding sequence GTGAAACGTTCTCTATGTATTGCGTCGGATCTCAACGAGTTGGAGCGGCTCCACGATGCCGTGGCAGAACTCGGCGAGGCGGGGGATTGGCCCCCCGATCTCGTGTACCAGGTTGATCTCGTTCTCGAAGAATTGATCGTCAATACTGTGAACTACGGATACGACGACGATGCACGCCACGAGATTGAGGTCACGCTGACCTCGGATGAGGATGTCTTCACCGTTGAGATTATAGACGATGGACATGCCTTTAATCCACTGAGTGACGCTCCCGAACCGGATCTGGACGCGGGGATAGAAGATCGGCCGATAGGGGGGCTTGGCATCCATCTGATGCGCGTTATGATGGACGATGTACACTATCGCCGCGAGCAGAATAAGAATCATCTTACTCTGATTAAGCGGAGGAATGGATGA